The following is a genomic window from Miscanthus floridulus cultivar M001 chromosome 14, ASM1932011v1, whole genome shotgun sequence.
CAGAGTATTTTGAGATTAACTTTTTTTGTTTGAAGGTAAAACTTAATGATAATTTCATCAACAAGAAAAGCATTACAAGTCATTGCTACAGAATAGCCTATAGGTCAatgcagtggcggatccaaagggggggctgggggggctccagccccccctaatgtcttgatttcaagcctaatcactgtagcaaaagcttgatttcaccattaaatcttcatgcaaatcaacatctccattgttttagcccccccttatcccgcatcgtgcatccgccactgggtCAATGGAACGTTCACGCTCACAGATGAGGAGATTAACAATCTTCAGATACATGCAACAACTCTCATGGAGTGATTTTTTTAATGCTATCTTATTCGGAATCTGATCATCTTTGACATTCAATTGCAATTGAATGTCAGGGAAGCTGTGAAAGATAAATTGAAAGTAGGGTTGAGATAGAAGCAGCTAGTTCCTGTTATACCATGAActaaattttgcctctttatatGTAAAATCCATTAAAAAGGTTTTTTATCTAGAAAATGCACCATTTGTTTCTGTCACGTTTTCCATTCTGTTTAGGGGGGGAGAAAAAAGTCCCCGTTCCAATTGGTACAACCATATCTTGTAATTCATAAAGATTATGTGTTGTATGCTGCTCGCTAAGGGCCCGTTTGGTATGGATCCATATTCTCGTAGAAACATTTCGGATCTAGATTCTTGCAAGAAACGTTTTGGGTGATGAATCAGAATCACCTTATGAGACCCCTAAGTTTTTGCTGGTAGCATAGAATATGATGACTCTTGTGTTTGCAGTAGTCAGTTTGTGCCATTGTTCACACTTCGCACTGTCCATGTACATATTTCATCAGATGATCGAAGCATTATAGTGTTTTctatggtgtttgtgttttggtACAATCAGATGATATGATCCTCTAAGGCTATGCTGAGTCTTAATTCTGTTCTAATTTCCAAATACCCCCAAAAACTACATCCGAGAATTGAGCTAGTTTCAGGGGCTTGGGTTgttcatatatcactaaaattctGGATCCATCTATGAAGCAAGAGAATTTGATGTTCCTTGCACAGGTTTACATGTTGTCCAGATCTCGATACTCAGTGTTCCAAATGAATTCATATTAGATCAGTTTCAGGTTATCCTTCAATCCTCAATATGGAGAAAAGGATATTTGAATGTATGCTGATACAACACAGTAAGGAAAAAACGTGTCACAGTGCGAATCCACAGTGAGCGTTCATGTTACTATCATTGACAATGCCACACGGTACGCAGATGATCTGAATGCAAAATGTTGGTCTCTCAAGAATAATGCAAGACTATGATCTGATTGCACACAAGGTCACATGTATTGAGAACTGTTTTAGGTGCCACATCAGATGAGTACATAAAAAACTATCCGTTCATATGCTAtgtttgtgaaacaaattttttcCTTTGAGAGAGCCAAGTATAAATTGTACCGATAATAATTACAATCACGTCATTTCAAAATTTAGAATGTGGTATGGCAAATCTGTAGTTCGGCTTCCCAATCCTTAAACATCCCAGTGGGTGCTTATCTTCTCCCTTCTCATCACGAATGATGAATGAAAAATGATGTGAAAATTCGGCTAGAGTATGCCGTTCAACTGTTGGACTCCCAACATTATGCAATTTTGGGTGGTACTAGATAGCAGTCATTCCTGCAAGTTCACGCAGTTTCTCGCACACGACGAAGGTGATCGTTGTCTGAGGTCCTAATCTCGCAAACGTGGCAAATCCGCTGAAAATATACGAGCTTGTTAGGAGGGGAAGCTGTAAAATTAATGCAAGTTGAGTAAGTCAAGATTTGTATTAGCTGAAATAGCAAGTGCCATGACGAATCATGTACTAAAGCACTTCCAATATATAGAGATTTAACAACGAAAGACAGCATGAATTTCGACTCCAAATATAATGCTTTAAATAATTCTGACGCAAACTGTGGCTGATAATCTGTGAAGCATTATACTTTGCTGGTCTTTCATTAGCTCATTTTCCAAGATATGCTGGTAAAGCTAGCATGTTCATTTTTTGTTTAAAAAACTAAAATTAAGTACAAATAAAGATAGCATGTTTAACAAATCAAGCTGATGAGTAAACAACCATTGTCATAACAATATAAAACTTATAAATGTGGTACATGCAGTTCTCACCCTTTATAAAGTGACTTCACACCCTCTGTCACCACAACCTGCAAGCCAAGAGAATGGAAATAAATATTAGAAGAATACCTTTATGTTGTTGGTGCTCAAGGTATTGTATTTCCAATCTCCTCAGTTGTAACATTCCTTTTCTCATCTTGTGACAATAGTTCACTACTAAGTAGTAGcttaaggccctgtttgtttgAGCTTTTGGCCATTTTTAGACAATTAGCTTTTGGACTTTCCAAAAGCAAAACAGCTCCCACAAGCCAAAAGCCCAGGAGCTCATGGCTTTTGGCATCCGGGAGTTTTTTTTGGCTTTTGAAAGGTCCAAAAGCTCCCAagaagcccaaacaaacaggcCCTAACAATTTGGCAGTGCTTTCAGGCACTTATAGAAAGTAATTTTAGCAATGTTTTACCAGGAGCAATTCCTAATACCACAAACATCAAAACGAAAGATTAAGATCAACACCTGGTAAGCACAATGGAATCCATTCCTGTATACTCTGGCACCTTTGGACTCCCGTTGCAGCATTAACCGTGTTTTGATCATGTCTACAGGTGCGGTCACAAGAGTACCAGCTGTTCCAGCTATGCAACTCGAGCTTCCAAGCAGATAAAGATTAGCCATCCATTCATCTCATTAAAGGATAGATATCATAATATAGAAATAGAGAATTCACTGTACATGAGATGTAATTGGAAACCTTCTTCAAGTGGTGTCCACTTCATTAAGGCCTATAATGAATACAGATGAGGAAAGATCTTAGAACTGACATATTGAAGTAAACAACAAATTTATTCCTTTATAACAAATATATAACACAGATAATAAAGACCTGCTTGGCCTCGTCGTAAGTTGCCATTTGTGATGCGGTGAGGCAACCTGCTCTTGCCATTGCTGGGCCAACTCCTTTCCAAAGTGCTTTGAACCCTTCATGCGCTAAAACTTTCCTCATCTCTCCTGTTGTACTGGTACTGATTTTACTCATCTGCAACCTCACCTACAGTATGTGTTCAGTTCAGATCCAGTACATAAAACAAGTCACACTTCTGAAGTGAGTTCATATCAAGATAGAGTACCTTCAAAACCTCCATGGGATTTGTTAAAGCAGTTGCAAGGCCCCCAGCAATGACTCCAGATGCAAATTTAAAAGCAAAGTTTGTTGAACCAAATGCATAACTGCAGACATGCTTGCAGGGCTCGTACAACCCTAACCGAAGGCCACCATACACAACAGATCTTGTCAACGCTGGTGCAAGTCCCAGGTAGAGTGATCGAGTCCCTTCCACTTCAACCATTTGTGTAAATATTGTTCCCTAACATATTTCGCAATACACATATAACTAGGAAATGAATTTAACATCAGAATAagtgaaaaatatgaaacctggaGGTGCTGTGAGTACCATTCCAACTAAGTTTCCTCTTTGCCCAGCAAGCTGCATTTGAAGCCTGACTTTGATAACATCTGCAGGACAAAAATGGTGGTAGACCTATATAAAGAGTAACTTATTTTCTGGACAAACAATATATATTGTATTTTGTAATAAAATTAGAAGCACAGAAATGTACAGTTAATAATTGTTATACAAGTCAATTTAGACCTATGTACTCAATTCTTGGTCCTGGTACCAGTTACCAAATACCCTGTAAAATCAAAGAATGTGCAATTCGAATTTAATAACCAACTCTTTGAGGATGAAGATTGTGCAATTTTTCCTGTACGCCATCCTTGACATTATCACATTACTCAAACATTGTACATTTAGTATAACATTCTCCTCATCCATATgtggttgttgttttttttttcatacgACTGTTATATACTCCAGTCCAGATAACGTGACTATTTGTCGCCTTCTTGAAAAGGGGGGATCAACCCATATTAAATGTTTTGAGTGGCTGAATCCAGCGGCATATTAAATCTTTTTCTAATGGAAGAAGAAAGGCATCAACCTGCCAAGAATGATCATAATCATATATATGCTTCACCATAAAGCAAAACCATTCCATACCCATGAGCACTCTTTTGGCACAGACAGTAACACCGTTGAAGTTATACCTGAACTACAACTGAAACCTAAAACCATTTCATTTCCTGCAGGAAAATACCTAGTTGCATTTATTAGGCACATTTTTTAAAACCTTTTATTAGGCACATTTTCCCAATTAGTATATGCTGCTACACTATCTAGCCGGCCTCATATTAACTAGCAAGGAATTCCCTAAGCAGAGAGTTGAGGCGAGAACTTCTGACTGGAGGAACTAAAACGAAATCCAGAATTAGCACCCGAATCATACATGCCTATTTCCTTGCTGTCCTTCCCCAATCGAAACCAGAGGCAGCTCAAGAATAGCAAATTACCCAAAATAACAAGCAACAGATGAGAGGAAGAGCACGTAGCTGACCGAGCGGATGAgtgacggcggtggcggcggcgacggcggcgccgcTGGTGCCGAAGTGG
Proteins encoded in this region:
- the LOC136504433 gene encoding uncharacterized protein isoform X1, whose protein sequence is MRPGYGDARQPLPGRYGLYHFGTSGAAVAAATAVTHPLDVIKVRLQMQLAGQRGNLVGMGTIFTQMVEVEGTRSLYLGLAPALTRSVVYGGLRLGLYEPCKHVCSYAFGSTNFAFKFASGVIAGGLATALTNPMEVLKVRLQMSKISTSTTGEMRKVLAHEGFKALWKGVGPAMARAGCLTASQMATYDEAKQALMKWTPLEEGFQLHLISSCIAGTAGTLVTAPVDMIKTRLMLQRESKGARVYRNGFHCAYQVVVTEGVKSLYKGGFATFARLGPQTTITFVVCEKLRELAGMTAI
- the LOC136504433 gene encoding uncharacterized protein isoform X2, which encodes MQLAGQRGNLVGMGTIFTQMVEVEGTRSLYLGLAPALTRSVVYGGLRLGLYEPCKHVCSYAFGSTNFAFKFASGVIAGGLATALTNPMEVLKVRLQMSKISTSTTGEMRKVLAHEGFKALWKGVGPAMARAGCLTASQMATYDEAKQALMKWTPLEEGFQLHLISSCIAGTAGTLVTAPVDMIKTRLMLQRESKGARVYRNGFHCAYQVVVTEGVKSLYKGGFATFARLGPQTTITFVVCEKLRELAGMTAI